TATGTGTTCCCAGGCTTTATGGGCAATTTCATTGGTCAGATATTCAACATAATAAGAACCGGCCCAGGGATCAATGGAACGGCAGATATTGGTTTCTTCCTGAAGATATATTTGGGTATTGCGGGCAATACGGGCAGAGAAATCAGTAGGCAATGCAATGGCTTCATCCAAGGCATTGGTATGAAGGGATTGGGTATGCCCCATTGAAGCAGCCATTGCTTCAATGCAGGTACGGGTGACATTATTATATGGATCCTGCTCGGTGAGGCTCCATCCTGATGTCTGCGAATGGGTACGCAATGACATGGACTTAGGGTTCTTGGGATTAAACTGTCTTACAATTTTAGCCCAGAGCATACGGGCAGCCCTCATCTTTGCAATTTCCATGAAATGATTCATCCCTATCCCCCAGAAGAAGGATAACCGTGGAGCAAAAGTATCTATATCCATTCCGGCATTAATCCCGGTACGTAAATATTCAAGTCCGTCGGCAAGGGTATAGGCAAGCTCAATATCAGCTGTTGCACCGGCTTCCTGCATGTGATAACCGGAAATACTGATGGAATTGAACTTGGGCATATTCTTGGAAGTGAATTCAAAAATATCGGCTATAATTTTCATAGACATGGCCGGCGGGTAAATATAGGTATTCCTCACCATGAATTCCTTAAGGATATCATTCTGTATGGTCCCGCTAAGCTGATCGAGTGTGGCACCCTGTTCCAGGGCGGCAACTACGTAAAAAGCCAATACAGGAAGCACAGCACCATTCATGGTCATTGATACAGACATTTTGTCGAGGGGTATCTGGTCGAACAAAATTTTCATATCCAGAATAGAATCAATGGCCACACCAGCCTTACCAACATCGCCAACTACGCGCGGATGATCTGAGTCGTATCCTCTGTGCGTTGCCAAATCAAAAGCTACGGACAATCCTTTTTGTCCGGCTGCCAAATTACGGCGATAAAAGGCATTTGATTCTTCTGCAGTTGAGAACCCTGCATATTGACGGATAGTCCATGGACGCATTACATACATTGTGCTGTAAGGCCCCCTTAAAAAAGGAGCAAGGCCTGCAGCATAATTCAAATGCTCCATCCCTATTAAATCATCTTCAGTATAAACCGGTTTTAAAGGAATTTGCTCAGGAGAGATAAAATCTTTTTTAACATGATTTTTCTTCTCCCATTCTTTTCCGGAAAGATTTGATTTCCCGTTTTCCTCTTTGAAATTTATATGATTGAAATCTGGTCGCATTTTATATTTTTTTATTGCAAACTTTATTGTGGCGGATAGTACCTGCCGATCTATAATATACCCAGTTCTTTTTGATATTCCCTGAGAACCTCCAGTGCATTGGTTTTGATATGAACAAAATGAGTGATTCCAATGCCTTTAAGCTGTTCAATACTGTTGGCAGGATAACCGGCAACAGTTACAATTGATTTGCCGTTAAGCTTTTCGAAAACGGCCGGGGCCACTGTGGCGTATTCGTCATCAGAACTGCAGATAACGGTTATATCAGCCTGGGCATCAAGGGCAGCTTTCACACCGTCGTCAACAGTTGCAAATCCGGGATTGTCTATAACCTTGAAACCTGCACAGGCAAAATAATTTAACGAAAAACCAGCGCGGGCTTTCCGCATCACAGGATTGCCAATGGTCAATAAAAATACCACAGGCTTCTTACCACTGAACTTTTCGGTTTTCAGACGCAAGGCTTCAAATTCTGCAGCAAGACGTAAGGGTTTTAACGGCCTGACGACATCCCCTTTTGAAGAAGGGAAAATATTATAAACTGTTTCATCCGTATCGTTGGAGGAAATTTCTTTTATATTGGGATATTGGTTTGTACCCACCAACACTTCCCGGCGTTGGTTTACAAGTGTAGTCCGCTTTTGTGCTGTTGCTTCAATCTTATCCTGAATAAAACCGGCTTTAAATGCAGCGAAATATCCGCCTTTACTTTCAACCTCTTTAAAAAGGTCCCAGGCCATTTCTGCAATATTTGCCGTAAGGTTTTCTATATAATAGGAACCGGCTGCAGGATCAGTAATCTTGTCAAAATGAGATTCTTCCTTTAGTATAATCTGGGTATTGCGGGCAATATGTTCTGAAAATTCCGAAGGCTTCTTAAAAGCCCCGTCGAAAAGCAGAACTGTCAATGAATCCACACCGCCTATAACAGCAGACATGGCTTCAGTTGTGCTTCTTAGCATATTTACATACGGGTCAAATAAAGTCTGATTTAACCTGCTGGTTACGCCATGAACATGCATTTGAGCCAAATCAGCGGGGCATTTATAGGCCTTAACTATGGTTGACCATAAAAGCCGGGCAGCCCTTAACTTGGCAATTTCCATAAAATAGCTGGTTCCAATGTTAAATTTGAATGCTATTCTCGGAACAAGCTTTTCTGGCTTCATGCCTTTTCCGGTAAGAAAATTGATGTACTCGCTACCCATGGCCAGCGAGAAAGCCAATTCTTCGACAATTGATGCACCCGCATTGGCAAAAATATTCCCATGTACGGTTAAAACCTTCAGATCTTCAGACATCTTGGCAGAATGTTCCATTGCGGCCAAGATATTTGCATGGTCTTCATCTTCCGAATCATAAAATCCCCCGGTCTGGGTTAATTTCCCCAAGGGATCGAATTCAATAAAACCATTCAGGTGTTTGGATAAATGCCTGGTTTCTTTAAGAAGATTCAGGAATGGGGTGGGATTTCCGGGAAGTCTGAAATTGAGTTGGATGTTTTGGGTATTGATACCCTGGAGAAGTTGCTGAAGTTGATCAATTTTGTCTATCGCTTTGCCATCCTGATTGAAGTTAAATGTTATTGCGGTAACTCCTTTGCTTATGAGTTGCAAAGCTTTCAGATTGGCATCTTTAAAATCAGTAACTTGAACTTCCTGACAGATGTTCCACTGGTTTTTGATTTTATTCCCTCTCACATAAGGGAAAGTACCGGGTTGTTTTTGCAGAAATTTAAGATCGTGTAAATCTTCTTCCCGGTAATATGGTTTAACTTTAAATCCTTCGGGAGAATTCCATACCAGTTTCTTTTCATAATCAGCGCCCTTTAAATCTTTTTCAATGGCCGCTTCCCATTCTGAGGTAGAAACAGGGGGGAATTCTTTAAAAAGCAACTGTTCTTCTTTTTTTGAGGTCATAATTAATCAAATAAAGTTTGGGCAAAAGTAAACTTTTTTCAATATAAAAAAAAGCCGAAGAAAGGCCCTTTTAACGAAGCACTTATAAAATGAACTACTATTTATGCTCCAATCACTAATTGAAATAGAATAAAACCCTTAACTATGGCCTTTTATACGAGATTGTCACTTTCAACAAACAGAATAATTCTGTTTCCTTCACCTTAACCAACAGCTAAGATTATTTATTCAATCATCATTTTGCATTGCAATCTGGCTGCCAGCTGCCCACAGGCTGCATTTATATCTTTCCCACGGCTTTGACGAATATTTACTACCAGATTCCGGCTTTCCAGGTAGGCCGTAAACATCCTCACATTTGCTTCAGGAGAACGTTCGAAACCACTACCCTCAACCGGATTGTATTCTATTAAATTGACCTTGCAAGGTATATTCCGGCAAAATGCAGCCAGCTCTTTTGCATCATTCAGGGTATCGTTAAAATCCTTCAGCAACAAATATTCAAAAGTGATGCGGGCCCCTGTTTTTTGATAAAAATATTTTAAGGCATCTGTAAGTTCTCTTAAAGGATTGGCCTTGGAAACCGGCATAATGCTGTTCCTTTTAAGTTGATTGGCCACATGTAAAGATACTGCCAGATTAAATTTAACATTATCATTTGCCAGTTGTTTTATTCCAGAGGTGATACCGGAAGTAGAAAGCGTAATCCGTTTTGGGGAAATGCCCAGGCCATCTTCAGTGGTGATATAATAAATAGCTTTTTTTACATTTTCATAATTCAGTAAGGGTTCCCCCATTCCCATCATCACAATATTTGAAAGGGGTTGTCCAAATTTTTCGAAAGCCAACCTGCGTAAAAGTGCGACCTGATCATATATCTCGTCGTGCCGCAAATCCCTTTTGAGTTTCATCTGTCCGGTAGCACAAAAATGGCAACCTAAGGCACATCCCACCTGCGACGAGATACAAGCAGTAATCCTTGAATCAGCCGGTATTAAAACACCTTCTGTAATTAATCCGTCAAACAGCTCAAAAGCAATTTTCAGGGTATTATCGTCACTCGTTTGTATTTCTGCTATTTTCACAGCACGAATTACAAAATGTTCTTCCAGTTTTTTCCTCAAATCAACAGAAAGATTGGACATCTCATCAAAAGAAGAAGCCGATTTTTCCCAAAGCCATGCATTAATCTGCCTGGCCCTGTACTCCTTTTCTCCGATCGACAAAATAAAATCAACAATCTGACCGGCGGAAAGATTGCGAATATCAATTTTTTGTATTTCTTTTTCCATGGTGCAAAATTACGCTTTTTTTCCGATTTCTTGTTAATATCCAAATACTGTTGTAATTAACGTTGAATCTATTATAACTTATTGATTATAAGCACATCAGTCCAACAACGCGATTTTTGTAACATTCGCCATACTTGGAAAATGCTATCCTTTACAATATTTTTGCGAATCGTCGGTTTTAACATTAGTATATTTTTCCCCGGTTAATTATATAATAAATTGTGAATTTTATATTAAATTTTTCTTCTATCTTTGAAAATGTTCATCACAGTGATAGGGGAAAAAATAATTTTCTCCGGGAATAAATGATTAATGAGACAAATAGCTACAACTAGTATATCCTTATTTTGAAACAAAATTTTACAATTCAGACATAACATGAAAAAATTTTTCTCTCTGCTTGCAATTATACTACTTACGTTTCGCCCTGGAATAGCCGATGAAGGAATGTGGCTGCTGCCCTTGATTCAGCAGCTGAACATGAATAAAATGAAAGAGATGGGCCTCAGGCTTAATGCCGAGGACATTTATAGTGTCAATCACTCGAGCCTGAAAGATGCAGTGGTTATTTTTGGAAGCGGATGTACCGGTGAAATTGTTTCCCAACAGGGTCTTTTATTGACCAATCATCATTGCGGTTTTGAATCTGTACAGAGCCACAGTTCTGTTGATCACGATTATCTCACCAACGGTTTTTGGGCCAAAACAAAAGCCGAAGAAATGCCTACTCCTGATTTGACCGTTACTTTCCTGGTTAAAATTGAAGAGGTCACCAATAAAATAAATGCAGCGCTCAAGCCTGGTCTGGATGAATCGGATAGAAAAGAAATCATTAAAAAGGTTAGTGAAGAAATACAAAATAATGCTGTTAAAGGGACACATTATTCTGCCGAGGTAGATGATTTTTTTGGAGGAAATAATTTTTACCTGGTAGTATATGAGAAATTTCTGGATGTTCGTTTTGTAGGAGCACCTCCATCCTCTATTGGAAACTTTGGTAAAGATGCAGATAACTGGACCTGGCCCCGGCATACAGGCGATTTTAGTGTATTCCGTGTTTACTGTGCCCCCGATGGCAGCCCGGCCCCATACTCCAAAAACAATGTTCCGCTAACCCCTAAACATGTTTTCCCCATTTCCCTTAAGGGAGTTGAAAAAAATGATTTCACCATGATCATGGGCTATCCGGGTAGCACCAACCGCTATATGACCTCTTTTGAAGTCAAAGATCTACTTGAAAATGAAAATCCCAACAGAATAAAAATAAGAGGGTTGCGTCAACAGATCCTGATGGATGATATGAATGCAAATCCGCAAATCCGCATCCAATATGCTTCGAAATATCAACAATCAAGCAATTATTGGAAATACTCCATCGGGCAGGACAGAGGGATCAACAACCTTGATGTAATCCGGACCAAGCAGGCATTTGAACATCAGTTTGAACAATGGGTTGCCCAGAATCCCGGCCGGACTAAAGAATATGGACGAACCCTGAAAATGATTGAGGATGCAGTGATTCAGAATAAAGATTACAAAAATGTCATGCAATATCTGGAAGAATCCTTACTGACTTCGGCCGAAGCCATAGGCTTCTCCTTCAATTTCTTTGATTTATATGCCACCCTGAAAAATGAAAAGGACAGCAGTCAGAAAATTTCAAAAATGATTAGTGATACCCGGGAATCAGCAGATAACTTCTTTAAAAATTATAATGCTTCTACGGATAAGAAAGTAACCGCGGCCATGCTGAAAGTTTTTTACGATAATATTTCACCCACTTTCAGGCCCGACTTTTTTACCTTAATAGAAAAAAAATACAAGAAAAATTTCGGGAAATTCACAGAAAACCTATTCAAGAAGTCTATGTTTGTTGATAAAACCAAGATAAGTGCCTTCCTGAACAAACCCAATGTCAAAGAGATTGAGAAAGATCCTGTTATGAGAATAGCTCTTTCCATTTATCAAAAATATTATGAGTGTTATATGTTTTCCAAATCATTCCGAGACAGTTTATCCAAAGCGCAAAGGCTTTATATTAAAGGGATTAGCGAAATGGAAAAAGATAAACCTTTATATCCGGATGCCAACTTCACTATGCGCCTTACATACGGAAGTGTAGGCGATTATTATCCCCGCGATGCCGTTCATTACGACTATTATACCACCCTGGAGGGGGTAATGGAAAAAGAAGATTCCACCAGTCAGGATTTTATCGTTCCTAAGAAATTAAAGGAGCTGTATAAAAACAAGGATTATGGAGAATATGGACAAAACGGAGTCATGCGGGTTGATTTCACAACAAATAATGACATTACCGGTGGAAATTCAGGAAGTCCGGTTTTAAACAGCAATGGCGAACTGGTGGGACTTGCATTCGACGGAAATTGGGAAGCTATGAGCGGGGATATCGTCTATGAAACCTCCCTTCAAAAATGCATTTGTGTAGACATCCGTTATGTCTTGTTTATCATTGATAAATTTGCAGGTGCAAAATATCTTGTTGACGAAATGAATTTAATCCGTTAGGTAGAAATAATATTTAAATGCCTGCAGAAGTAACCATTTATACCGACGGATCGTCAAGAGGAAATCCCGGACCTGGCGGATACGGGGCAGTATTGATTTCAGGGAAATTCAGAAAGGAACTTTCTCAAGGTTATCAACATACAACCAATAACCGTATGGAGTTGATGGGGGTAATAGCTGCCCTGGAAGCATTGAAAAAAGAAAACTGCTCCGTCACTCTGTTCACCGATTCTAAATATGTTGCAGAAGCTGTTGAAAAAAAATGGGTGTTCGGTTGGGAAAAAGTCAATTTCAAAAATAAAAAGAATCCGGATTTGTGGAAAAAATTCCTGGTTTTATACCGGAAACATCAGGTTAAATTTATTTGGGTAAAAGGACATGCCAACAATGTAGAAAACGAGAAATGCGACAGGCTTGCTGTAGCAGCAGCCATGAAACCGGATCTGGCCAAAGATGAAGGATACCTGGAAAATCAGTAAAATTCATCCTTTCTGCCTGGACCTAGAATCAGAAAATAGTTTGGCTTATGAATTTTATAATACTTTATTAAAAAATTTCTAAAATAATTTCTTTAATTTTAAGATCTAAACTATGAGAGAACTAAAATGGAGACAAGCGATATCATTCTATGCTTTAAAGGTAATATAACGCCAGAAGCAATTGAAGGATTATTGGCTAAACTGAAAAAAGAAATACTGGAGCAGGGGAAATTTAAAGTGAACGTTTATAAAAAGCTTTTAACACTTACCATAGAAATCCTTGAAAATATATACAGATATAGTGACTCCATAAATAAAATAAAAAGTCTCACCCACCTTTAT
This genomic window from Bacteroidota bacterium contains:
- the rlmN gene encoding 23S rRNA (adenine(2503)-C(2))-methyltransferase RlmN → MEKEIQKIDIRNLSAGQIVDFILSIGEKEYRARQINAWLWEKSASSFDEMSNLSVDLRKKLEEHFVIRAVKIAEIQTSDDNTLKIAFELFDGLITEGVLIPADSRITACISSQVGCALGCHFCATGQMKLKRDLRHDEIYDQVALLRRLAFEKFGQPLSNIVMMGMGEPLLNYENVKKAIYYITTEDGLGISPKRITLSTSGITSGIKQLANDNVKFNLAVSLHVANQLKRNSIMPVSKANPLRELTDALKYFYQKTGARITFEYLLLKDFNDTLNDAKELAAFCRNIPCKVNLIEYNPVEGSGFERSPEANVRMFTAYLESRNLVVNIRQSRGKDINAACGQLAARLQCKMMIE
- a CDS encoding S46 family peptidase — its product is MKKFFSLLAIILLTFRPGIADEGMWLLPLIQQLNMNKMKEMGLRLNAEDIYSVNHSSLKDAVVIFGSGCTGEIVSQQGLLLTNHHCGFESVQSHSSVDHDYLTNGFWAKTKAEEMPTPDLTVTFLVKIEEVTNKINAALKPGLDESDRKEIIKKVSEEIQNNAVKGTHYSAEVDDFFGGNNFYLVVYEKFLDVRFVGAPPSSIGNFGKDADNWTWPRHTGDFSVFRVYCAPDGSPAPYSKNNVPLTPKHVFPISLKGVEKNDFTMIMGYPGSTNRYMTSFEVKDLLENENPNRIKIRGLRQQILMDDMNANPQIRIQYASKYQQSSNYWKYSIGQDRGINNLDVIRTKQAFEHQFEQWVAQNPGRTKEYGRTLKMIEDAVIQNKDYKNVMQYLEESLLTSAEAIGFSFNFFDLYATLKNEKDSSQKISKMISDTRESADNFFKNYNASTDKKVTAAMLKVFYDNISPTFRPDFFTLIEKKYKKNFGKFTENLFKKSMFVDKTKISAFLNKPNVKEIEKDPVMRIALSIYQKYYECYMFSKSFRDSLSKAQRLYIKGISEMEKDKPLYPDANFTMRLTYGSVGDYYPRDAVHYDYYTTLEGVMEKEDSTSQDFIVPKKLKELYKNKDYGEYGQNGVMRVDFTTNNDITGGNSGSPVLNSNGELVGLAFDGNWEAMSGDIVYETSLQKCICVDIRYVLFIIDKFAGAKYLVDEMNLIR
- the scpA gene encoding methylmalonyl-CoA mutase produces the protein MRPDFNHINFKEENGKSNLSGKEWEKKNHVKKDFISPEQIPLKPVYTEDDLIGMEHLNYAAGLAPFLRGPYSTMYVMRPWTIRQYAGFSTAEESNAFYRRNLAAGQKGLSVAFDLATHRGYDSDHPRVVGDVGKAGVAIDSILDMKILFDQIPLDKMSVSMTMNGAVLPVLAFYVVAALEQGATLDQLSGTIQNDILKEFMVRNTYIYPPAMSMKIIADIFEFTSKNMPKFNSISISGYHMQEAGATADIELAYTLADGLEYLRTGINAGMDIDTFAPRLSFFWGIGMNHFMEIAKMRAARMLWAKIVRQFNPKNPKSMSLRTHSQTSGWSLTEQDPYNNVTRTCIEAMAASMGHTQSLHTNALDEAIALPTDFSARIARNTQIYLQEETNICRSIDPWAGSYYVEYLTNEIAHKAWEHIQEIEKLGGMAKAIETGVPKMRIEEASARKQARIDSGKDVIVGVNKYKLEKEAPIDILEIDNTAVREAQINRLKKLRAERNGAEVQAALDAITEACRSGKGNLLELSIDAAKKRASLGEISEAIEKVAGRYKAVIRSISGVYLSESKDDASFKEAREMAARFAKLAGRQPRIMIAKMGQDGHDRGAKVVATGYADMGFDVDMGPLFQTPAEAAKQAVENDVHVLGVSSLAAGHKTLIPQVIEELKKLGREDIMVIAGGVIPVQDYDFLYKAGVVGIFGPGTPVSVAAKKILEVLLESISE
- the rnhA gene encoding ribonuclease HI yields the protein MPAEVTIYTDGSSRGNPGPGGYGAVLISGKFRKELSQGYQHTTNNRMELMGVIAALEALKKENCSVTLFTDSKYVAEAVEKKWVFGWEKVNFKNKKNPDLWKKFLVLYRKHQVKFIWVKGHANNVENEKCDRLAVAAAMKPDLAKDEGYLENQ
- a CDS encoding methylmalonyl-CoA mutase family protein — its product is MTSKKEEQLLFKEFPPVSTSEWEAAIEKDLKGADYEKKLVWNSPEGFKVKPYYREEDLHDLKFLQKQPGTFPYVRGNKIKNQWNICQEVQVTDFKDANLKALQLISKGVTAITFNFNQDGKAIDKIDQLQQLLQGINTQNIQLNFRLPGNPTPFLNLLKETRHLSKHLNGFIEFDPLGKLTQTGGFYDSEDEDHANILAAMEHSAKMSEDLKVLTVHGNIFANAGASIVEELAFSLAMGSEYINFLTGKGMKPEKLVPRIAFKFNIGTSYFMEIAKLRAARLLWSTIVKAYKCPADLAQMHVHGVTSRLNQTLFDPYVNMLRSTTEAMSAVIGGVDSLTVLLFDGAFKKPSEFSEHIARNTQIILKEESHFDKITDPAAGSYYIENLTANIAEMAWDLFKEVESKGGYFAAFKAGFIQDKIEATAQKRTTLVNQRREVLVGTNQYPNIKEISSNDTDETVYNIFPSSKGDVVRPLKPLRLAAEFEALRLKTEKFSGKKPVVFLLTIGNPVMRKARAGFSLNYFACAGFKVIDNPGFATVDDGVKAALDAQADITVICSSDDEYATVAPAVFEKLNGKSIVTVAGYPANSIEQLKGIGITHFVHIKTNALEVLREYQKELGIL